From the genome of Vigna angularis cultivar LongXiaoDou No.4 chromosome 11, ASM1680809v1, whole genome shotgun sequence, one region includes:
- the LOC108332986 gene encoding shikimate O-hydroxycinnamoyltransferase produces MLINVKQSTMVRPAEETLRMALWNSNVDLVVPNFHTPSVYFYRPNGASNFFDTTVMKEALSKALVPFYPMAARLRRDDDGRVELFCDGQGVLFVEADTTAAIDDFGDFSPTLELRQLIPAVDYSAGIETYPLLVLQVTYFKCGGVSLGVGMQHHVADGASGLHFINTWSDVARGLDISLPPFIDRTLLRARDPPRPVFDHIEYKPAPTMKTNLQPQKPGSDDPAPAVSTFKLSRDQLNSLKAKSREDGNSISYSSYEMLAGHVWRSVCKARALPHDQETKLYIATDGRSRLQPPLPPGYFGNVIFTTTPVAVAGDLMSKPTWYAASRIHDALMRMDNEYLRSALDYLELQPDLKALVRGSHTFRCPNLGITSWVRLPIHDADFGWGRPIFMGPGGIAYEGLSFIIPSSTNDGSMSVAIALPPDRMKVFQDLFYDF; encoded by the exons ATGCTGATCAACGTCAAGCAATCCACCATGGTGCGTCCGGCGGAGGAGACGCTGCGGATGGCGCTGTGGAATTCCAACGTCGATTTGGTGGTGCCAAACTTCCACACGCCCAGCGTCTATTTCTATAGGCCAAACGGGGCCTCCAATTTCTTCGACACAACCGTTATGAAGGAGGCTCTCAGTAAGGCCCTCGTCCCTTTCTACCCCATGGCCGCCCGCCTCCGCCGCGATGACGACGGTCGCGTCGAGCTTTTTTGCGACGGTCAGGGAGTGCTCTTCGTCGAGGCTGACACCACCGCTGCCATCGACGACTTCGGTGACTTCTCACCCACCCTTGAGCTCCGGCAGCTCATCCCCGCCGTGGATTATTCTGCCGGGATCGAAACTTATCCGCTCTTAGTGCTTCAG gTAACATATTTCAAATGTGGAGGGGTGTCATTAGGTGTGGGTATGCAACACCATGTAGCAGATGGAGCATCGGGTCTTCACTTCATCAATACATGGTCCGATGTTGCTCGAGGTTTGGATATTTCCCTCCCTCCGTTCATCGACAGGACACTGCTCCGTGCTCGAGATCCACCTCGTCCTGTTTTTGATCACATTGAATACAAGCCTGCACCAACCATGAAGACCAACCTGCAACCCCAAAAACCAGGCTCTGATGACCCTGCCCCTGCCGTCTCCACTTTCAAACTGAGTCGTGACCAACTCAACAGCCTCAAGGCTAAGTCCAGAGAGGATGGCAACTCAATTAGCTATAGCTCTTATGAGATGCTGGCCGGTCATGTATGGAGAAGTGTGTGCAAGGCAAGAGCACTCCCTCATGACCAAGAAACCAAATTGTATATTGCAACTGATGGAAGGTCAAGGCTGCAACCTCCCCTTCCCCCTGGTTACTTTGGCAATGTCATCTTCACCACCACTCCTGTAGCAGTGGCCGGCGATCTCATGTCAAAACCAACATGGTATGCTGCCAGCAGAATCCACGATGCATTAATGCGAATGGACAACGAATATTTGAGATCGGCTCTTGACTATCTAGAGCTACAGCCTGATCTAAAAGCGCTTGTTCGTGGATCACATACTTTTAGGTGTCCCAACCTTGGCATCACTAGCTGGGTAAGGCTTCCAATCCATGATGCTGACTTTGGGTGGGGAAGACCCATTTTCATGGGACCTGGTGGGATTGCCTACGAGGGGCTTTCTTTCATTATTCCCAGCTCAACAAATGATGGCAGCATGTCTGTGGCAATAGCTCTTCCTCCTGACCGAATGAAAGTGTTTCAGGATTTGTTTTATGACTTTTGA
- the LOC108334312 gene encoding magnesium transporter MRS2-1 yields MADLKERLLPPKPASALNVREVAANRPSASGRQAFQGVDVLGLKKRGQGLRSWIRVDTSGNSQAIEVDKFTMMRRCDLPARDLRLLDPLFVYPSTILGREKAIVVNLEQIRCIITADEVLLLNSLDSYVLHYVMELQRRLTATGVGEVWPSEGSDMNRRRGSRNFDNVFSNSSPDYLPFEFRALEVALEAACTFLDSQAAELEIEAYPLLDELTSKISTLNLERVRRLKSRLVALTRRVQKVRDEIEQLMDDDGDMAEMYLTEKKRRMELSFYGDQSMVGYKSVDGASISAPVSPVSSPPDSRKLEKSFSIARSRHESMRSSESTTESIEELEMLLEAYFVVIDSTLNKLTSLKEYIDDTEDFINIQLDNVRNQLIQFELLLTTATFVVAIFGVVAGIFGMNFEIALFNVPSAFQWVLIITGICGVFIFSAFVWFFKYRRLMPL; encoded by the exons ATGGCAGATCTCAAGGAGAGGCTGCTACCACCAAAACCTGCTTCGGCTCTTAATGTAAGAGAGGTTGCCGCCAATCGACCATCTGCCTCTGGAAGGCAAGCTTTCCAAGGGGTGGATGTTCTGGGGTTAAAGAAGCGAGGCCAAGGTCTCCGATCATGGATTCGTGTTGACACATCTGGAAACTCTCAAGCCATTGAAGTAGACAAGTTTACCATGATGCGACGTTGTGATCTACCTGCTCGTGATCTTCGCCTACTTGATCCCTTGTTTGTCTACCCATCAACAATCCTTGGCAGGGAAAAAGCTATTGTTGTAAATCTGGAGCAGATACGGTGTATCATTACAGCAGATGAAGTTCTTCTCTTGAATTCCCTTGATAGTTATGTATTGCACTATGTAATGGAGCTACAACGACGGTTGACAGCAACTGGGGTAGGGGAGGTTTGGCCATCAGAGGGTTCTGACATGAACCGAAGGAGGGGAAGTAGGAATTTTGATAATGTATTTAGCAACTCTTCCCCCGATTATTTACCTTTCGAGTTCAGGGCCCTTGAAGTAGCCCTGGAGGCGGCATGCACATTTCTTGATTCTCAG GCAGCAGAGTTAGAAATTGAAGCTTATCCCTTGTTGGATGAACTGACATCAAAGATCAGTACTTTAAATTTGGAACGTGTTCGTCGATTGAAAAGCAGACTTGTTGCGTTGACCAGGAGGGTTCAGAAG GTTAGAGATGAAATAGAGCAGCTTATGGACGATGATGGTGACATGGCTGAAATGTATCTTACTGAGAAGAAAAGACGGATGGAGTTGTCATTTTACGGAGATCAGTCTATGGTTGGATATAAATCAGTTGATGGTGCATCCATTTCTGCCCCGGTTTCTCCTGTGTCATCACCTCCTGATTCTCGAAAGCTAGAAAAGAGCTTCAGTATTGCTAGAAGTCGACATGAGAGCATGCGAAGTTCTGAAAGTACTACGGAAAGTATAGAGGAACTTGAGATGTTGCTGGAAGCATACTTTGTTGTCATTGACAGCACTCTAAACAAGTTGACATCG TTGAAAGAATACATTGATGACACAGAAGATTTCATAAACATCCAACtg GATAATGTGCGGAATCAGCTTATCCAGTTTGAGCTTTTACTCACAACTGCAACATTTGTGGTTGCCATCTTTGGAGTGGTAGCGGGAATATTTGGGATGAATTTTGAAATTGCATTATTCAATGTCCCCTCTGCTTTCCAGTGGGTCCTTATAATAACAGGAATTTGTGGagtatttatattttctgcATTCGTGTGGTTCTTCAAGTACAGAAGACTCATGCCCCTATAG